CGCAATGACTGGACAGAGGCCATGCCCCTTGGCACTCTGCGCCCAAAACGCAAAAGGAGCAGACATGGCAGGGTTTTTGGCACGGTGGGCGGTGGCGTTTGTTTTATTGGCGGCCACGTTCAACCCGACGGAATGGAATTACGTCCGATGGGTTCGGGTAAACTGGGGCGACCAGATGCCGGTGGCGGTGCTTCTGGGTCTGATCCTTCTGGTCGGCTACATCATCTATCTGCGCGCCACGCTGCGCTCCATCGGGGCGTTCGGCATGGGGCTCGTGCTGGCCATTGCCGCGGCCCTTGTCTGGGTTCTGGTCGATTTCGGCTGGATTAACCTCGACAACCCCACGGCCAATCTCTGGCTTGGGCTTGTGGCCCTCTCACTGGTGCTCGGCATCGGCCTCAGTTGGAGCCACGTCCGCCGCCGCCTCAGCGGTCAGGCGGATATGGATGATGTGGATGAGTGAGGGGGCTGGAATTTTGCGAAATTCCAGGCTGATTTCTTGCAAGAAATCATGCGCTGCATGACCTGCTAGACCAGTGTGGTTGATGGGAGAGCGAGGTCTACTAAGAGTCCAAAGTGATTACCCTTTCGGGTCAAACAGCGGTTTCAGATTTTGAAACCGCGAAAATTTCAAAGGCTCCACATTTTCGCTGAATTACCCCAAGTGCACACACCAGTTTGAAAGAGCCATCGCTGTCAATTTCGAATAATTCGACACCATACTCTACCAACTCTCCATCAAATCGTGCGTCTGATAACTGATTGAAAATCAGAGTAGCTTCCGTGTCGGTTCTCCGCCACCAATCGGTTTTTGGATCGATTGTGCAAAGCCTTCCAAGATTTAGCCTCAGACTGCTTTCGTCCGAAGAAAGTACAACTGAAAGTACTTCAGCATCATGCAAATCCATATAGTGTGCTAAGAACTTTCTGATGTCGTGAGGCGATCGATAGGTTATCGTTGTCGCCATCGTAAGTCTGCTTTCGTTTGCTTGAGGACATCAGGTGCTTCAAAAAGATTTTGACACAGGCGTGCTTGAAATGGCCAGAGTTCAAAGGCAGGAATTTTCGCAAACCTGCCTTTCGACCTTAAATCGCCCGACTGTATAACTGGACAACTGCCATCAACGACAAACAGGCCGATTAACCAGAGCCGCGCGATGGCCAGACCGCGGGATGGCGAACTTACATTTGTTCATTACACTTTATGTCCGACCATTCGGAAAATGTTTTGTCCGACGCGCTTACGTTGACCAATCGCCAGCCCAGGGGGCGGTCTGGCGATCGCGCGGCGGGCCTGCGGCCCTTGATTCCGCGCGAGGGTGTGCAAAGACGTCACAAAGCGGTGTGTCGACACCACCTCCCCCAATCCGCCAAACACCGACTTGCAGCGTCGACACTTATTGCTTAGATACCGCCCATCCGAGACCCAAAGGGCCGATCCATGGAAAACGTCATTCTGCTTATCCACCTTCTGCTGGCGCTGGCGCTGATTGCGGTTGTGCTTTTGCAACGCTCCGAAGGCGGCGGTCTGGGCATGGGCGGCGGTGGCGGCAATGTCTCTACGGGCCGCGCGGCGGCCACGGCCATGGGCAAGCTGACCTGGGTTCTGGGCATTTCGATTTTCTGCACTACGCTGGTTTTAACCGTGATTGCGGCGCAGAATTCCGGCGGCAGCTCTGTTCTGGACCGCATTACTGATGATGCCCCCGCTTCAAGTGGCGACAGCTCCGTGCCTGGCCTGCCCTCCACGGGCGAAGGCCTCCTGCCGCCATCGCTTGACGATGACGCACCCCTGGTGCCTCTGGCGGACTAACACCACAATCGGTAGATAACTTCAAAAAGACCGCAACATCATGTTGCGGTTTGCTTGCGCATATCAAACGAATCCTTTATGGGTTTAGTCCCGTGGGTTTGCGGTCTTTCCAGGACAGTTCGAGCCTCAAAAACAGCCCTGAAAACGGGCGTTCATCAGGCGCTGTCAGCCAAAATACACGGGGGGTAGAGACGCCAGACCATGGCTCGTTACGTTTTCATTACAGGTGGTGTTGTCTCCTCATTGGGCAAAGGATTGGCCTCGGCCGCTCTGGGTGCCTTACTACAGGCCCGAGGCTTTTCCGTACGGCTGCGCAAACTCGACCCTTACCTCAACGTCGATCCCGGCACGATGTCGCCCTTTGAGCATGGCGAGGTATTCGTCACCGACGACGGGGCCGAAACAGACCTCGATCTGGGCCATTACGAGCGTTTCACAGGTGTGCCTGCGCGCATGACAGATTCGGTCAGTTCGGGGCGTATCTACTCCAACGTGCTGGAACGTGAACGGCGCGGCGACTATCTTGGTAAAACCATTCAGGTCGTCCCCCACGTCACCAATGAAATCAAAAAATTCATCGAGATCGGCGATGATGAGGTCGATTTCATGCTTTGTGAGATCGGCGGGACCGTGGGCGACATCGAGGGGCTGCCGTTTTTTGAGGCCATCCGCCAGTT
This DNA window, taken from Roseovarius sp. S88, encodes the following:
- a CDS encoding DUF6524 family protein, yielding MAGFLARWAVAFVLLAATFNPTEWNYVRWVRVNWGDQMPVAVLLGLILLVGYIIYLRATLRSIGAFGMGLVLAIAAALVWVLVDFGWINLDNPTANLWLGLVALSLVLGIGLSWSHVRRRLSGQADMDDVDE
- the secG gene encoding preprotein translocase subunit SecG — encoded protein: MENVILLIHLLLALALIAVVLLQRSEGGGLGMGGGGGNVSTGRAAATAMGKLTWVLGISIFCTTLVLTVIAAQNSGGSSVLDRITDDAPASSGDSSVPGLPSTGEGLLPPSLDDDAPLVPLAD